In Eucalyptus grandis isolate ANBG69807.140 chromosome 4, ASM1654582v1, whole genome shotgun sequence, the following proteins share a genomic window:
- the LOC104442133 gene encoding WRKY transcription factor 22 yields the protein MQVQIPPLSLIPSKSQRLLLSLLSLSLSLCASRFFFRQAKQSAVAAFAEDFSELRLYNSRAREAMEVDWDLHAVVRGCTASSSSSAAAAAAASSVAERRLEPAASRAPFSAGEGPDSEPFETRKGAFLEELHELYKPFLPAYGPLFSHRSSLSVSSPLAVEGAKSSSSAGLMQKRPFQSASAIAPLAPFKTSSSAPRSKKRKSQMKVVRQVPAEKVSSDEWAWRKYGQKPIKGSPYPRSYYRCSSSKGCLARKQVERNRSDPGIFIVTYTSEHNHVAPTHRSSLAGSTRPKTSTPETEVSVDSAATATTTPGTSGEEEAAHVPQSTSSESGEEKEYSQSSSMLDNDGEDETGGSSGAALSDDFFVGLEGLLGSHYEDPFSDPSQPWFGLSWSAGDAVTATGGS from the exons ATGCAGGTGCAgatcccccctctctctctcatcccctCCAAAAGTCAGCGCCTTCttttgtctcttctctctctctctctctctctctgcgcctCGCGATTCTTCTTCCGACAGGCGAAGCAGAGCGCCGTGGCTGCTTTCGCTGAAGATTTCTCAGAGCTTCGTCTCTACAACAGCCGAGCGAGAGAGGCCATGGAGGTCGACTGGGATCTGCATGCCGTGGTCAGAGGCTGCacagcctcctcctcctcctccgctgccgccgccgctgcagCATCGTCGGTGGCGGAGCGTCGCCTCGAGCCCGCTGCTTCTCGTGCTCCGTTCTCTGCAGGGGAAGGACCGGATTCGGAGCCCTTCGAGACCAGGAAAGGCGCCTTCCTGGAGGAGCTCCACGAGCTCTACAAGCCCTTCCTGCCCGCGTATGGACCTCTGTTCTCGCACCGCAGCAGCCTTTCCGTCTCATCTCCGCTCGCCGTCGAGGGCGCGAAGAGCTCGTCGAGCGCTGGTTTGATGCAGAAGAGGCCGTTTCAAAGCGCTTCTGCGATTGCTCCCCTGGCTCCTTTCAAAACGAGCTCTTCAGCTCCCAGATCCAAGAAAAG GAAGAGCCAGATGAAGGTGGTTCGCCAAGTTCCTGCAGAGAAAGTCTCTTCGGACGAGTGGGCTTGGCGGAAGTACGGTCAAAAACCCATCAAGGGTTCTCCATATCCAAG GAGCTATTACAGATGCAGTAGCTCCAAGGGGTGCTTGGCCAGGAAGCAAGTAGAGCGGAACAGATCCGACCCAGGAATCTTCATAGTCACCTACACGTCGGAGCACAATCACGTTGCACCGACGCACCGGAGCTCGCTCGCCGGCTCCACGCGCCCCAAGACCTCGACGCCCGAAACCGAGGTTAGCGTTGACTCCGCTGCTACCGCAACCACAACCCCAGGAACTTCAGGGGAAGAGGAGGCGGCGCATGTTCCTCAGAGCACCAGCAGCGAAAGCGGAGAAGAGAAGGAATACAGTCAAAGTAGCAGTATGCTGGACAATGACGGGGAAGACGAGACTGGTGGGTCGTCCGGTGCGGCTCTGAGCGATGATTTCTTCGTGGGTCTGGAGGGATTATTAGGTTCTCATTACGAAGATCCATTTTCGGATCCGTCTCAGCCGTGGTTCGGCTTATCTTGGTCAGCCGGCGATGCGGTCACCGCCACCGGCGGTAGCTGA
- the LOC104442134 gene encoding proline iminopeptidase, producing the protein MPILHAPPSSINPLRFLSLLPRPTALPTLRSPPTVIRLARRFASMANSSAASGAASPEHVAGDWYSVPELRLRDHRFAVPLDYSADRNASQRISVFAREVVAVGKEEQQLPYLLFLQGGPGFESPRPTESSGWLLRACEEFRIILMDQRGTGLSTSLTVSSMSQIKSAENLANYLIHFRADNIVNDAEFIRVRLVPDAGPWTILGQSFGGFCAVTYLSFAPQGLKQVLITGGIPPIANGCTADIVYKAGIESVTVQSEKYYKRYPQDAEVVREVVKYLAESEGGGVILPSGGILTPRGFQTLGLSGLGFSASFERLHYMLERVWDPVLVPGASKQMSYFFLKAFENWLGFDTNPLYALLHEPIYCQGASSQWSAHRVIGEDESKFDAVEAAKEGRPVLFTGEMIFPWMFDEIHVLKPFKEAAQILAEKKDWPPLYDVTALNNNKVPVAAAVYYEDMYVNFKLSMETASQLAGIRLWITNEYMHSGLRDAGGRVLEHLLGMLNGKKPLF; encoded by the exons ATGCCGATTCTCCACGCGCCACCTTCTTCGATAAATCCTCTccgcttcctctctctccttccgcGCCCCACCGCATTGCCGACCCTCCGCTCTCCCCCGACGGTAATCAGATTGGCTCGAAGGTTCGCGTCCATGGCGAACTCCAGCGCCGCCAGCGGCGCCGCCTCGCCGGAGCACGTCGCCGGGGACTGGTACTCGGTGCCGGAGCTCCGGCTCCGGGACCATCGCTTCGCCGTTCCCCTCGATTATTCAGCGGATCGGAACGCCTCGCAGAGGATCTCCGTCTTCGCTCGTGAAGTCGTCGCCG TTGGGAAAGAAGAGCAACAACTGCCATACCTGTTGTTTCTACAAGGTGGACCTGGTTTTGAGTCCCCAAGACCCACTGAATCCAGCGGATGGCTACTCAGAGCATGTGAAGAATTCCGTATAATCTTGATGGATCAG CGTGGAACAGGCTTGTCTACTTCATTGACCGTTTCATCGATGTCGCAAATAAAATCTGCAGAGAACCTGGCTAATTATTTGATACATTTTCGAGCGGATAATATTGTAAATGATGCTGAGTTTATTCGAGTGCGTCTTGTTCCTGATGCTGGACCTTGGACAATTCTGGGTCAG AGTTTTGGCGGTTTCTGTGCAGTCACTTATTTAAGTTTTGCTCCTCAAGGACTCAAACAAGTTCTTATAACTGGTGGAATTCCACCCATTGCAAATGGATGCACTGCAGATATTGTATATAAAGCAGGCATAGAGTCGGTAACTGTTCAAAGTGAGAAGTATTACAAGAGGTATCCTCAGGATGCAGAAGTTGTTCGTGAAGTTGTAAAGTATTTGGCAGAATCTGAAGGTGGTGGG GTGATTCTTCCTTCTGGTGGCATCTTAACGCCTAGGGGTTTCCAAACTCTTGGGCTTTCTGGCTTAGGATTCAGTGCTAGTTTTGAGCGATTGCACTACAT GCTTGAGAGGGTGTGGGATCCTGTTTTAGTACCTGGTGCGTCAAAGCAAATGAGCTACTTCTTCTTGAAAGCT TTTGAGAATTGGTTGGGCTTTGATACAAATCCTCTTTATGCTCTTCTACATGAGCCCATATACTGTCAG GGTGCGTCATCACAGTGGTCTGCTCATAGAGTGATAGGTGAAGATGAAAGCAAGTTTGATGCCGTAGAGGCAGCAAAAGAAGGTCGTCCCGTTCTTTTTACAGGAGAG ATGATTTTCCCATGGATGTTTGACGAAATTCATGTCCTAAAGCCATTCAAAGAAGCTGCTCAGATATTGGCGGAGAAGAAGGATTGGCCTCCGCTATATGACGTCACTGCTCTCAACAATAACAAG GTACCCGTTGCAGCTGCGGTCTATTATGAAGATATGTATGTTAATTTCAAGTTGTCGATGGAGACAGCTTCTCAATTAGCTGGTATCAGACTATGGATAACGAACGAATACATGCATTCTGGTCTACGCGATGCAGGCGGTCGGGTTCTGGAGCACCTGTTGGGCATGTTGAACGGAAAGAAGCCTTTGTTCTAA
- the LOC104442135 gene encoding probable WRKY transcription factor 75 yields the protein MERQEAPPPPPPPPPPPPHGIPSLPPLLPQNPPYVVADSSSHPPPIDTHQVLEEINSLVSLASGSASAWIDGRGTLDGDAARHEASLVASEYRTAMEEIRARRLEKRSKAAASSRARKAASPRFEFQTRSEDDLLDDGFRWRKYGQKAVKNSTHPRSYYRCAHIACNVKKQVQRLSEDTSIVVTTYEGIHNHPSEKIMETLSPLLRQIQLLSRFSPDK from the exons ATGGAACGACAagaagctcctcctcctcctcctccacctccacctccgcctccgcatGGAATCCCGTCGTTGCCGCCGCTGTTGCCTCAGAACCCTCCCTACGTTGTCGCTGATTCCTCGTCGCACCCGCCTCCCATAGACACCCACCAAGTCCTCGAAGAAATCAACAGTTTGGTCAGCCTCGCTTCTGGTAGTGCTAGTGCCTGGATCGATGGACGGGGTACCCTTGATGGGGACGCCGCGCGCCATGAGGCTTCTTTAGTGGCGTCCGAGTACCGAACAGCCATGGAAGAGATCAGGGCGAGGAGATTGGAGAAGCGATCTAAGGCTGCCGCGAGCAGCAGAGCTCGAAAGGCGGCGAGCCCGAGGTTCGAGTTCCAAACGAGGAGCGAGGACGACCTGCTCGACGATGGCTTTCGTTGGAGGAAATACGGGCAGAAAGCCGTCAAGAACAGCACGCACCCCAG GAGCTACTATCGCTGTGCCCATATCGCGTGCAATGTGAAGAAACAAGTGCAGAGGCTGTCTGAGGACACTAGCATCGTTGTGACGACTTACGAAGGCATTCACAATCATCCCTCCGAGAAGATAATGGAAACCCTATCTCCTCTTCTGAGGCAGATTCAATTGCTCTCTAGATTTTCGCCCGACAAGTGA
- the LOC104442136 gene encoding desiccation protectant protein Lea14 homolog: MGDLLDKAKHFLAEKVAHIPKPEGSVTDVDLKGVTRECVEYNAKVAVKNPYGHSLPICEITYSFKSAGREIASGKVPDPGSLKASDTTMLDVLVKTPYSILMSLAKDIGTDWDIDYQLDIGLIIDLPIIGNFTLPISTKGEIKLPTLTDMF, from the exons atggggGATTTGCTGGACAAGGCGAAGCACTTCCTGGCCGAGAAGGTGGCCCACATCCCGAAGCCGGAGGGCAGCGTGACGGACGTCGACCTGAAGGGCGTCACCCGCGAGTGCGTCGAGTACAACGCCAAGGTCGCCGTCAAGAACCCCTACGGCCACTCCCTCCCCATCTGCGAGATCACCTACTCCTTCAAAAGCGCCGGCAG GGAGATAGCGTCGGGGAAGGTGCCGGATCCGGGGTCGCTTAAGGCCAGCGACACGACGATGCTGGACGTGCTGGTGAAGACGCCGTACAGCATCCTGATGAGCCTGGCGAAGGACATCGGGACCGACTGGGACATCGACTACCAGCTCGACATCGGGCTCATCATCGACCTCCCCATCATCGGGAACTTCACCCTCCCCATCTCCACCAAGGGCGAGATCAAGCTCCCAACCCTCACCGACATGTTCTGA
- the LOC104443217 gene encoding late embryogenesis abundant protein At1g64065-like: MAEQSDRSHPSRIDEERAAMPSLSPKSLPRRRRIKWLGISIASILFAVVVIGVLALTAFRFRDPELKLDSIAITNISLSFAASVNLTLREEIRVRNQNWGTFEIKDSVAVLTFLGARIGENEVADRGTGVKKRSSRREAVAIEAGPIDATSGDGANSTSDAVEIGAYAYVSGEVSLLGVLKRRRSGSLNCTASLSLTTRAVRNLSCR, from the coding sequence ATGGCCGAGCAGAGCGATCGATCTCATCCCTCTAGGATCGATGAGGAAAGGGCCGCCATGCCGAGCTTATCGCCCAAGTCGCTCCCGAGGCGGCGGAGAATCAAGTGGCTCGGTATCTCGATTGCGTCCATCTTATTCGCAGTGGTTGTAATTGGCGTGCTTGCCCTCACTGCATTCCGCTTCCGAGACCCCGAGCTCAAGCTCGACTCAATAGCCATAACCAACATAAGCTTATCCTTTGCGGCTTCCGTCAACCTGACCCTCAGGGAAGAAATCAGGGTGAGGAACCAGAACTGGGGCACGTTCGAGATCAAGGACAGCGTCGCGGTCTTGACATTTCTGGGAGCCCGAATTGGGGAGAACGAGGTGGCGGACCGGGGAACCGGCGTGAAGAAGCGGAGCTCGAGAAGGGAGGCGGTGGCGATCGAAGCGGGGCCGATCGACGCCACGAGTGGCGACGGCGCTAACTCCACCTCGGATGCCGTGGAGATAGGGGCTTACGCCTACGTGTCCGGGGAGGTGAGCTTGCTGGGCGTGCTCAAGAGGCGGAGGTCCGGGAGCCTGAACTGCACGGCGAGCCTCAGCTTGACGACGCGGGCAGTTCGGAACTTGAGCTGTCGCTAG
- the LOC108959117 gene encoding LOW QUALITY PROTEIN: RING-H2 finger protein ATL67 (The sequence of the model RefSeq protein was modified relative to this genomic sequence to represent the inferred CDS: inserted 2 bases in 2 codons; deleted 2 bases in 1 codon): MILGTVVDSRALRPCPCGKAHDGSRPRRAQKPRERPLHHHHHRRHRLRRPQFNSTSPRNKCSLFPNLKLLNAPAAASPTLPPPPSSLLTPPVSFSSYGSPSLPLHPLHVLRPIPAAAAAATAAAPSHASAAGYVTNLGLGYAIAIALGFLVLLSAALLASYICCRSSRRRRLRRQLQQQQQLRRASGGGGPAPPGGAGSDGIIXPRIIFVAEDDRGSEAEQGAAVGLDPSVINSYPKFAFSREAGGVGGSTTCSICLCEYKDAEMLRMMPECRHFFHLLCLDAWLKLNGSCPVCRNSPSPXPLSTPLSEVVPLSQYGEDRRRRR, from the exons ATGATCCTCGGGACTGTTGTGGACTCGAGGGCCCTTCGACCGTGCCCTTGCGGAAAAGCCCACGATGGTTCGCGGCCTAGAAGAGCCCAAAAGCCTCGCGAGCGGCCacttcatcaccatcatcatcgtcgtcatcgCCTTCGTCGTCCGCAATTCAATTCGACATCGCCAAGAAATAAATGCTCTCTGTTCCCAAACCTAAAACTATTAAATGCGCCAGCAGCTGCATCACCCACCCTaccccctcctccttcttctctcctAACTCCTCCCGTATCCTTCTCCTCTTATGGAtccccctctctccccctccaccCCCTCCATGTCCTCCGCCCtatccccgccgccgccgccgccgccaccgccgccgccccctcccACGCCTCCGCCGCCGGCTACGTCACCAACCTCGGTCTCGGGtacgccatcgccatcgccctCGGCTTCCTCGTCCTCCTCTCCGCCGCACTCCTCGCCTCCTACATCTGCTGCCGctcctcccgccgccgccgcctccgccgccagctgcagcagcagcagcagctacGCCGcgcctccggcggcggcggcccggCCCCGCCCGGCGGCGCGGGCTCCGACGGCATCA CTCCCCGCATCATCTTCGTGGCCGAGGACGAC CGAGGGAGCGAGGCGGAGCAGGGCGCGGCGGTGGGGCTCGACCCGAGCGTCATCAATTCGTACCCCAAGTTCGCTTTCTCTAGGGAGGCCGGCGGCGTCGGGGGCAGCACGACGTGCTCGATCTGCTTGTGCGAGTACAAGGATGCCGAGATGTTGAGGATGATGCCCGAGTGCCGCCACTTCTTCCACCTGCTCTGCCTCGACGCCTGGTTGAAGCTCAACGGGTCGTGCCCCGTCTGCCGGAACTCCCCCTCCC CCCCGCTCTCCACGCCCCTCTCCGAAGTCGTGCCGCTCTCTCAGTACGGCGAGGACCGCCGTCGACGTCGATGA
- the LOC104443218 gene encoding uncharacterized protein LOC104443218 yields the protein MRKPNVLVKLGTWRAIPKFFFVLGGFGVLIYVATLFNFYSLRSLHIPDTFCNNINQDRAGTEVRATIDTVINKIQDEISTVGYTSANTSVSEFASRYSRFLVDILGLIESMEASLPSDQGTGEIRIVHPLAKPKERSDEPVDYFLIEEIRKYVKIKPNRLKKQNFMGANGTFTSIGHACFAMKKDLEEYMDYDVGEICNDDWKLAQRLMVHGCDPLPRRRCFSRAPQLYHKPFPINESIWKLPDDRNVRWGGYRCKNFTCLARNSTGKGFFKCADCFNLTSHEMPRWIKPIYIDPNKNLTTDFVIPEVLAIKPGEIRIGLDFSVGTGTFAARMREFNITIITATINLGAPFNEMIALRGFVPLYLTVNQRLPFFDNTLDLIHTTRFLDGWIDFILLDFVLYDWDRVLRPGGLLWVDSFFCMKEDLDDYLESFKMLRYKRHKWVVIPKLDKDNKEVFFSAVLEKPPRPFR from the coding sequence ATGCGGAAGCCGAATGTTCTTGTGAAGTTAGGGACCTGGAGGGCTATCCCTAAGTTTTTCTTTGTATTGGGCGGCTTCGGCGTTCTCATCTACGTCGCCACTTTGTTCAACTTCTACTCTCTTAGATCTCTTCATATTCCCGATACCTTTTGCAATAACATCAACCAAGACAGAGCTGGGACTGAGGTTAGAGCGACCATCGACACGGTTATTAACAAAATCCAGGATGAAATTAGCACAGTAGGGTATACGTCCGCCAACACATCAGTGTCAGAGTTCGCGTCGCGATACAGCCGCTTTCTTGTGGATATCCTCGGGCTCATTGAGTCTATGGAAGCCTCATTACCGTCAGATCAGGGGACTGGTGAAATCAGGATTGTCCATCCTCTGGCAAAGCCAAAGGAGCGATCCGATGAGCCAGTCGATTACTTCCTCATCGAAGAGATACGCAAGTACGTGAAGATTAAGCCCAACAGGTTGAAGAAACAGAACTTCATGGGAGCAAATGGGACTTTCACGAGCATAGGCCATGCTTGCTTTGCCATGAAGAAGGATTTGGAGGAGTACATGGACTATGATGTCGGCGAGATCTGCAACGACGATTGGAAACTAGCTCAGAGGCTCATGGTTCATGGGTGTGACCCGCTCCCCAGGAGGAGGTGCTTCTCGAGGGCACCACAGCTATACCACAAGCCATTTCCCATCAATGAGTCCATATGGAAGCTTCCAGACGACCGCAATGTTCGTTGGGGCGGGTACCGGTGCAAGAACTTCACATGCTTGGCAAGAAATTCTACTGGCAAAGGATTCTTCAAATGCGCGGACTGCTTCAATCTCACCAGTCATGAAATGCCCAGATGGATTAAACCCATCTATATCGATCCGAATAAAAATCTCACAACGGATTTCGTCATACCTGAAGTGCTTGCTATCAAGCCTGGAGAGATCAGAATTGGATTGGATTTCAGTGTTGGGACTGGGACTTTTGCAGCTAGGATGAGGGAGTTCAATATAACTATCATCACAGCGACAATAAATCTTGGCGCACCTTTCAACGAGATGATCGCTCTGCGTGGTTTCGTGCCTCTTTACTTGACTGTAAATCAGCGGCTGCCGTTCTTCGACAATACCCTCGATCTGATCCACACGACGAGGTTCTTGGACGGGTGGATAGACTTTATTCTTCTAGACTTTGTGCTGTATGATTGGGATCGAGTGTTGAGGCCTGGCGGCCTTCTGTGGGTAGATAGCTTCTTCTGCATGAAGGAAGATCTGGATGACTACTTGGAATCCTTCAAGATGCTGAGGTATAAGAGGCATAAATGGGTTGTGATACCAAAGTTGGACAAAGATAACAAGGAGGTTTTCTTCTCCGCTGTGCTCGAAAAGCCACCGAGACCCTTCCGATGA